Proteins co-encoded in one Pseudophryne corroboree isolate aPseCor3 chromosome 1, aPseCor3.hap2, whole genome shotgun sequence genomic window:
- the LOC134911778 gene encoding uncharacterized protein LOC134911778 isoform X3: MRCTCTLPLLYTLCFLGSSIQGSHVSQSKDLYVHPTEEVSLLSQSLLQIGTGLKREINHTKVQINSILLQLNHFNTSLALLSRQITQASKLGEELDTKTRSSEDYDKIYEALTAIYEELFKMQAEGASLDNKIRPLERRIQTALDKRDELSLTQLSIERQNIKIDALQEIVDSHQDHINAQEEKIQRLLKKHKSEKRTSLH, encoded by the exons ATGAGATGCACTTGCACACTTCCCTTGCTTTATACTCTGTGCTTTCTAGGTTCATCAATACAAGGCTCTCATGTATCACAGAGCAAAGACTTGTACGTTCATCCTACAGAAGAAGTCAGTCTACTCTCACAGAGTCTTCTCCAGATTGGGACAGGATTAAAGAGAGAGATTAACCATACAAAAGTGCAAATCAACAGCATTCTCCTGCAACTGAATCATTTTAACACATCTCTGGCATTACTGTCTAGGCAAATAACCCAAGCTAGTAAACTTGGAGAAGAGCTTGACACAAAGACAAGAAGCTCTGAAGATTATGATAAGATATATGAGGCTCTCACTGCCATATATGAAGAGCTTTTTAAGATGCAGGCAGAAGGAGCATCTCTAGATAACAAGATCAGACCTCTGGAAAGAAGGATACAGACAGCTCTTGACAAAAGAGATGAG CTTTCCTTGACACAGTTATCCATTGAAAGACAAAATATAAAAATCGATGCTCTTCAGGAAATAGTGGACAGTCATCAAGACCACATCAATGCTCAAGAAGAAAAAATTCAACGATTGCTGAAGAAG